A window from Fusarium musae strain F31 chromosome 8, whole genome shotgun sequence encodes these proteins:
- a CDS encoding hypothetical protein (EggNog:ENOG41), translating into MAAVVNGVPVAIPPPEGYKVDFDNPQRNSVTAAYWIYGTNVLERLGDFIRGIMGTHGWEMPITKFAQFARALYLLPILYNPVQCGAKMALLLVYRRLAPQKWFHITIWATSFVVIGSSIAITFTTIFPCKPVRAGWDITITDKKCIDRPAVYQATAIMGAVTDAMVLAVPIPVVIPLQISRRQKIGLICFFGVGGV; encoded by the exons ATGGCTGCTGTCGTTAATGGCGTTCCCGTCGCTATACCGCCACCCGAAGGCTACAAGGTCGACTTTGATAACCCGCAGCGGAACAGTGTTACTGCAGCATACTGGATTTATGGC ACTAACGTGCTCGAGCGTCTAGGGGATTTTATCCGCGGTATAATGGGCACCCACGGCTGGGAGATGCCAATAACCAAGTTCGCCCAGTTCGCACGAGCCCTCTACCTCCTACCCATCCTCTACAACCCCGTCCAATGCGGCGCAAAGATGGCTTTGCTTCTCGTCTACCGTAGGCTTGCACCACAAAAGTGGTTTCATATCACAATCTGGGCTACGTCATTTGTGGTGATTGGCTCCTCAATTGCGATTACGTTTACGACAATCTTCCCGTGCAAACCTGTAAGAGCAGGCTGGGACATCACAATCACCGATAAGAAGTGCATCGATCGACCAGCTGTTTACCAGGCTACGGCTATAATGGGTGCGGTTACAGATGCTATGGTGCTTGCGGTGCCGATACCTGTTGTTATACCACTGCAGATTTCGAGAAGGCAAAAGATTGGGTTGatttgcttctttggtgttggtggggTGTAA
- the ADH1_2 gene encoding alcohol dehydrogenase — MLSSSNAMRTGILRSGRLATRSTALLARSATAQIQTTRRNFSSSQRTLCASCATSGGQSCARHNPSSRASAGNITTSFSPNSSLGKTAAYATAASTVIPNEQWAQVLEERGGAVQYKKIPVPTPGSDEVLINVKYSGVCHTDLHAVNGDWPLESKMPLVGGHEGAGIVVARGELVKDVEIGDHVGLKWLHGSCMSCEQCRQSNESLCSQASLSGYTVDGSFQQYAVGKAAHVARIPKDCDLAGVAPILCAGLTVYKALKSSGVRPGQSVVIAGAGGGLGTFAIQYAKAMGLRVTALDGGDEKRKVCTELGADVFVDFKTSTDIVGEIKNATNGLGPDAVLLLAASEKPFQQASQYVKSKGTIVCVGLPANAFVKAPVFDTVVREINIKGSYVGNRQDTAEAIEFYRQGLIKAPYKIVGLSELQKVYDMMIAGNVAGRYVVDTSR; from the exons AACTGGCATCCTCCGATCTGGGAGACTAGCCACACGAAGCACAGCACTCCTCGCACGCTCAGCAACAGCTCAGATCCAAACGACACGCCGAAACTTTTCTTCCAGTCAACGCACACTCTGTGCAAGCTGTGCAACTTCCGGAGGACAATCATGCGCCCGGCATAACCCTAGCAGTCGCGCTAGCGCCGGAAACATCACCACAAGCTTCAGTCCTAACAGTAGCCTCGGCAAGACTGCCGCTTACGCCACAGCTGCTAGCACTGTCATTCCTAACGAACAGTGGGCACAGGTTTTGGAAGAACGAGGTGGAG CTGTTCAATATAAAAAGATCCCTGTTCCAACGCCAGGCTCCGATGAGGTTTTGATCAATGTCAAGTATAGTGGAGTCTGCCACACAGACCTTCACGCCGTCAATGGCGACTGGCCACTTGAATCGAAGATGCCTCTAGTTGGCGGTCACGAAGGTGCGGGTATCGTGGTAGCACGAGGAGAGCTCGTCAAAGACGTTGAAATTGGCGACCATGTTGGCCTGAAGTGGCTTCACGGCTCCTGCATGAGCTGTGAGCAGTGTCGACAGTCCAACGAATCCCTTTGTTCACAAGCTTCCCTTTCAGGATACACAGTTGATGGCTCGTTCCAGCAATACGCTGTAGGAAAAGCTGCTCATGTCGCGCGAATTCCCAAGGACTGTGACCTCGCTGGCGTGGCACCTATTCTCTGTGCTGGACTTACAGTCTATAAGGCCCTCAAGTCCTCCGGCGTTCGACCAGGACAAAGTGTCGTTATTGCTGGCGCTGGAGGCGGTCTTGGTACTTTCGCTATTCAATATGCCAAGGCTATGGGTCTGCGAGTAACTGCTCTTGATGGTGGAGATGAGAAGCGCAAGGTCTGCACTGAGCTTGGGGCTGATGTATTTGTTGACTTCAAGACGTCGACGGATATTGTtggcgagatcaagaacgcTACTAATGGCCTTGGACCTGATGCTGTTCTACTTCTTGCAGCCAGTGAGAAGCCATTCCAGCAAGCTAGTCAGTATGTCAAGAGCAAGGGCACGATTGTCTGTGTTGGTTTACCAGCCAATGCTTTCGTCAAAGCTCCTGTCTTCGACACTGTCGTTCG TGAAATCAATATCAAGGGCAGCTACGTCGGTAACCGACAGGATACAGCTGAAGCCATCGAGTTTTACAGACAAGGCCTCATCAAGGCACCATACAA GATCGTCGGATTGTCAGAACTCCAGAAGGTCTATGATATGATGATTGCAGGCAACGTTGCTGGTCGTTATGTGGTGGACACCAGCAGATAA
- a CDS encoding hypothetical protein (EggNog:ENOG41), with product MDPFEANYRAAIEKHLYEPPLFRSVGNTAVFRSLLQQPEHRAQIKDTDIGHDCLNRAITLGNKESVKALVDIPLSEFDWTSHPVASYKAMGHIHTAARLGRFEVFKVLADTGNVDIGGRDPFGMTPLHHASEIGSKEIVEYLLAGGVKPDSKDVKGRTPLSYAAEKGNSEVAKTLLYVEGVESDSKDLRGKSPLYYAVLSGKDETAGILKTLGSVDESVEAKAKVDRMIYDSQRPYFINEGSWRA from the exons ATGGACCCTTTTGAGGCCAACTACCGAGCCGCTATAGAAAAGCACCTGTATGAACCACCTCTGTTCCGCTCAGTTGGAAATACCGCAGTGTTCAGATCCTTGTTGCAACAGCCCGAACATCGCGCTCAAATCAAGGATACTGACATCGGGCATGATTGTCTGAACCGTGCAATCACCCTGGGTAACAAAGAGAGTGTCAAAGCTCTTGTTGATATCCCCCTTTCTGAATTTGACTGGACCA GTCATCCTGTGGCATCCTACAAGGCCATGGGCCATATACACACAGCTGCCAGACTCGGTCGCTTTGAAGTCTTCAAGGTATTGGCCGACACTGGAAATGTTGACATTGGCGGAAGAGATCCCTTTGGAATGACTCCACTGCACCATGCAAGCGAAATTGGCTCTAAAGAGATCGTTGAGTATCTCTTGGCTGGGGGTGTCAAGCCTGACTCGAAGGACGTGAAAGGCCGGACTCCTCTCTCCTACGCTGCCGAGAAGGGGAACAGTGAGGTCGCCAAGACTCTCCTTTACGTCGAAGGCGTGGAATCCGACTCGAAGGACCTGAGAGGTAAAAGTCCCCTCTACTATGCTGTTCTCTCTGGTAAAGACGAGACGGCAGGCATCTTGAAGACTTTGGGCAGTGTTGATGAGAGCGTCgaagcaaaggcaaaggtGGATCGAATGATTTATGATAGCCAACGTCCGTATTTCATCAATGAGGGTTCGTGGCGGGCTTGA
- a CDS encoding hypothetical protein (EggNog:ENOG41~CAZy:GH43), whose product MLILSVITSALGLCSSFALGFTNPIRTGSDPHIVYQDGMYYLTSTTWTNVSITKAPTIEGLKTAESQLIWSDRSNATRACNFWAPEMHKVGDTWYVYFSASICDEGNWGAMLPTLRVYVLKGGKENPLSADYEMLDAIIPPNFNAGMLDAFSSVEGPKSPDGASLWIAELISPTTCGNATMIAHPEFEWEKSDSPVLEGPYGIISPGGTTYVVYAADSCNTPAYKLGAMKFTKGSDPLRPDSWTRLPDPIFETKNGLYGPAHNAFFKSPDGTEDWNVFHANLNAEDRCGPSRKTFIQPLSWNGDMIDLGEPLPVGTEIEPPSGE is encoded by the exons ATGCTTATCCTATCGGTAATCACTTCAGCTCTTGGCTTATGCTCAAGCTTTGCTCTTGGGTTCACCAATCCTATAAGGACAGGAAGTGACCCTCATATCGTATATCAAGATGGAAT GTACTATCTAACTTCGACAACATGGACCAACgtcagcatcaccaaagcTCCGACCATTGAAGGCCTCAAGACCGCCGAGTCCCAACTCATTTGGTCTGATAGGTCCAATGCCACCAGAGCTTGCAACTTCTGGGCTCCTGAGATGCACAAAGTCGGTGATACCTGGTACGTGTACTTCTCAGCAAGTATATGTGATGAAGGCAATTGGGGTGCTATGCTTCCCACTTTGAGAGTATATGTTCTCAAAGGTGGCAAGGAGAATCCGTTGTCTGCGGATTATGAGATGCTGGATGCAATAATTCCTCCTAACTTCAATGCCGGAATGCTTGATGCG TTCTCTTCCGTTGAAGGACCCAAGAGCCCTGATGGTGCCTCCTTATGGATCGCCGAACTTATATCACCCACAACATGCGGTAACGCCACAATGATCGCACACCCAGAATTCGAGTGGGAAAAGTCCGATTCGCCCGTTCTTGAAGGACCTTATGGAATCATCTCCCCAGGAGGAACAACTTACGTAGTCTATGCCGCTGACTCGTGCAACACGCCCGCCTACAAACTCGGTGCCATGAAATTCACCAAAGGTTCTGATCCTCTTCGCCCTGACTCTTGGACCAGATTACCTGATCCTATTTTCGAGACGAAGAATGGACTCTATGGGCCTGCTCATAACGCATTTTTCAAGAGTCCCGATGGCACCGAGGATTGGAATGTCTTTCATGCCAATCTCAACGCGGAAGATCGCTGTGGTCCCTCGAGAAAGACGTTTATTCAGCCGCTTAGTTGGAATGGTGATATGATTGATCTGGGGGAGCCACTCCCTGTTGGCACAGAAATCGAGCCTCCTTCTGGGGAGTGA